TGGAGCGGACACCGCATTCGATCTGCTCATGCGCCATGATGCGTGGATTGCCAGCCTGGGATGCTCGATGGACAGGATGACATTCGTGCATTATGTCGAGCAGGCGCATGGTGTGACTTACCGCTATTTCAAGAAGTTTCCGTTTGCAATCGAAATGGATGGCGCTGTCGAGCAGGGCTGGGTGCGCTACTACGTCCGCGATCTGGAGCGTCGCAGTGGTGTTGCGTTGGATAGACTCAAAAGCCGGCTGATGTCGGCAGGAGTCCTCAAGGTGGCGGAAATCGGCAGAGCGCAATTGCTTTGCGTTCGGGCGCGCGACTTTTTTACGCATGCCAGTGAGTGCCTCGATCAGCAAGAGAATGCCCTGATAGAAGAGGGTGTTGGAGAAGAAACATGATCTTCGATCATATCGGAATCTTCGTGTCTTCTCTGGAAGAAGGGCGGCGGCAACTTTGGCCGCTGGGCATCAGGGATTGGACTGAGGCAGTGGAAGATCGATTGCAAAAGGTCACCGTGGCCTTCGGTTACGACGATCGAGGGTTGTGCTATGAAATCATCGCACCTCTTGGTGAGGGGGGGCCAGTGACGCCAGTGCTGAGAAGCGGGCGCAATATCCTCAACCACGTTGCTTACCGGGTTGCTGACCTGGATCAGACGGTGCAGGATCTGCGCTCGGCCGGCAGCATGCCGTTGGGTGAAGCGAAGCCTGCGGCAGCATTCGCGGGGCGGCGCATTGTTTTTGTCCTGACCCCTTTGCGTATGATTTTGGAATTGATCGAAGATGCCCCATGATGCCGTAGTAACGAATATGAAGTACATCGACCATTGTCCTGTGTGTCGAGGCACGCAAAGCCGCCAGCTGCTGAGCCTGTCAAATTTTCCGATTTATCAAAATCCGGTGCAGGCGGATGTCGAGGTGCCCAGGCCCCACACGATCGATCTGGAATATCTTCAATGTCGCGATTGTGGGCATGCATTTCAGTCGGCTTACGGCAGCGCAACACTCAAAACCATCTACGAGCATTACTACTTTGTGCCGGAGGTCAAGAATGTGGCAGTGTCAAGACACCATGCGTTTTTATCCTGGCTGGCGAATTGCGCCTTATTTAGGAAAAATGCGCCCCGCCGGATATTGGAAATCGGTTGTTCCTCAGGTGGCGTGCTCGATGAAGTCCGCGCCCTTTTTTCTCTAGAAAAAACAGACGTTCTGGGAATCGAGCCGAATCGAGCGACGGCCCAGGCCGCAAGAAGGCTTGGCTTGCCAATCATAGAAAATTTCTGTGATGAATCGCTGATGCAAAGGGTCGAAAATTTCGATCTCGTCTTCTCCCGGAATGTCATCGAGCATGTCGACGATCCATTATCCTTTCTTCGCGGCATGCGTAAGGCAGCCGGAGAGCATGGTGTCGTGATCATCGAAACCCCCTCCTTGGACATCAGCTTGCGTGAAAGAAAAATTTTGCCTTTTCATTTTGAACATCTGCATGTGTTTTCCGCTCAGTCGTTGGCGCGCGCCGCTGAAGAAATGGGTTTGGTGCCGATCGATTGCGTAGAAACCGAATTCGGCGATCTGATCATGGCGTTTTACGCCCAGGCGAATTCATCGCAAAAGACACCTTTGACGGTGGCGGCGACGGATACGACCCTCGATCTTCAACCTTCCTACGATGCCAAACGTGCCTGGTGGCAGCGCCAACTGGTATCACAAAAGGTCATCTTTTGGGGAGCAGGCTCAGCTTGCCGCATCCTCATCGCCGATACAAACTTCATGCCTGAAGCGATTTGCGATAGCAATCCCAACAAGATCGGCATGAAATTCGTGGGGTTGCCTTACC
This genomic interval from Sulfuricystis multivorans contains the following:
- a CDS encoding VOC family protein; this translates as MIFDHIGIFVSSLEEGRRQLWPLGIRDWTEAVEDRLQKVTVAFGYDDRGLCYEIIAPLGEGGPVTPVLRSGRNILNHVAYRVADLDQTVQDLRSAGSMPLGEAKPAAAFAGRRIVFVLTPLRMILELIEDAP
- a CDS encoding AAC(3) family N-acetyltransferase yields the protein MQIEVHHVTSAFAACGIKPGHCLMLHADAFPAAQLPGDDLAQRMDKLLDGVLAALGSDGTLVMPTFSYSATKGEVFCPARTPSEVGLLSEHFRQRRGVQRSKHPIFSVAASGSLAERFAKTIVEDCFGADTAFDLLMRHDAWIASLGCSMDRMTFVHYVEQAHGVTYRYFKKFPFAIEMDGAVEQGWVRYYVRDLERRSGVALDRLKSRLMSAGVLKVAEIGRAQLLCVRARDFFTHASECLDQQENALIEEGVGEET
- a CDS encoding class I SAM-dependent methyltransferase produces the protein MKYIDHCPVCRGTQSRQLLSLSNFPIYQNPVQADVEVPRPHTIDLEYLQCRDCGHAFQSAYGSATLKTIYEHYYFVPEVKNVAVSRHHAFLSWLANCALFRKNAPRRILEIGCSSGGVLDEVRALFSLEKTDVLGIEPNRATAQAARRLGLPIIENFCDESLMQRVENFDLVFSRNVIEHVDDPLSFLRGMRKAAGEHGVVIIETPSLDISLRERKILPFHFEHLHVFSAQSLARAAEEMGLVPIDCVETEFGDLIMAFYAQANSSQKTPLTVAATDTTLDLQPSYDAKRAWWQRQLVSQKVIFWGAGSACRILIADTNFMPEAICDSNPNKIGMKFVGLPYRIEPAEDLIGALVTAGRDGEYLLVAASMFQEEIRQAARRLGWSGKFLGLLDG